Genomic segment of Vitis riparia cultivar Riparia Gloire de Montpellier isolate 1030 chromosome 19, EGFV_Vit.rip_1.0, whole genome shotgun sequence:
tttatttaattataaatagaacttaaaactaagTAATCTTAATCATGAAAttagttgattttttaataatttgtttttattaagtattaagaaataaaaattcacttTGTTATGTTAGTTGAGAGTGAGAGTTGAGTCTTCGAATTGTGTTTTGTCGGTTGATTTCAATCATTTTTGTTGACTGGTTTTAACGGTTtacttttagtattaaaaaaaatactaatgttttgattttttctattcaaccaaaaaattttaaaagtaagcaaaagtaaaaaaaatctaaaatctaaaagtaatctgcttttgaaaacaaaaaacaaaaaacaaaaacaaatagcATCATAGTGTTGGGGTGGAGGGGACTACCAAAACTAAATGTTAAATAGAGTTTTGGATCAACCAATCAACCTTATGATTAAATTGGTTGCTAGTCATCGGGGAACTAATACACTAACAAGTGACCACTAAATCTTAAAAGCTCATTTGATCCAGCAACCAATTCGAAGGATTATCCAAACGAAACTAACTAAACCTTAGTTTCAGACTCAAACCTACGGAATCAAAGGGTTGATATAGGAGTCTTACGTGAGAAGTTTATCCAATAATATAGATGACTCGCGTGAGTGGTAGGCAGAAGGTGTGGAAGTCTTGGGTACAAGTAAAGGAGCTAGTATGCATGGTTGCATCATGGGGAAGGATTAGTTTGATTAAgtaaaaattcatcaaaaaattttaattaataaaattaaaaactttgtaaATTATCCTTTTGAATTTAAACTTtactaaatgaaaaaattaaactcaAAGCATTTATAGATGGGGAATCttgattatgaaatttttactaaatatagaaaaattcctatattaattaaaaaaaatctcatcaacagtgtatttttatttttaaaataaattaatttttacctCAAACCTAATTTGGTAAATTTATTGAAACATCAAAACCTCTctttgaagttaaaaaaatattaaattttacttaCCTTACTTTgaatttaaagcattaaaaatatatagtgaaatataagtcattaaataaggatataaataaatatattacgatatgaagaaataaaattaaagtgtAAAGGGCTACTTAAAGAAATGAGATTAAAGTATAAACTACTTTGATACATATGTGAGATGTATAcattcttattaattataacaACATCTTATTAATGATATTTAGCTTTTTGTACGTCTAAAGAAGGAAGGCTTATGCCAGTATTTTTAGCataaaaggtttttttatttaaaataataaattcaatttctttcaattattaaatattttttgaagtgtTATCCCTTTTAATCCATAGGAATGTGGAAAGAtgtgaaacaaattttttaaacattaaattattaatattacacATATgtgattaaaactaaaaatctaAAGACCTAGAGATACAATTCAACATCtataagaataaatattaagttagttattaaaaaaatataaaataatttaaaaatataatcttatattattataatatgttaCAATGTATTatctattaatataataatttattacaaTGGATTACTATCATAttattaactaaatatattatatcattttagGGGTGCAACTTGGACGGGTTGacccaacccaacccaaacCCAGTTTGATATTTGGAAGGATTTGGacaaacattttcattacaCAAGTTGAACTTGGGCTAGGTTTTCTCAATTCAAGCTTAATTTGGATTGGGCTCAAGTCATGGTTCAAACAATCCGAGCCTAACCCGAATCGAACctgatttaatattttagtaatttttataatttgtattatcctaataatatttattttatttaaaaattaaattataattatatcatatattttttcatttaaaaaaaaaatataagtttatttttatttttatatcatactcttttttatttttgtaaaaaagatatagaagtttatttttactttaaacttttttgttatgtattatttaaattttagtataaacttattaaaaaaaattaaaaaccactatatatggattttgaattatacaaCCCAAGCAATTTGGCTAAGTCAAGTATAACCAGATCAATCCAAGTTCAACTTGACCAATCAAAATTCAAcctaagtttaaaaaaatgagattgagtTAGACTTGGATTAAGTACTTTGAGTTAGAGATTGAGTTAAGTTGAACTTGGATCGGTTGTTTTTTAATTCAGGTTGGGCTTGTCACCCAAATTATAGGTCTATGTCatttattacatattattttaattaatttaaaactatttataaattattgaaagaaaataaattataatcaaattactttttaataatatgtatatatataaactctcaaataatttaaattattttatctcacaaaatattttataacaattttatatatttaaaataataaaataaaatctccaTAATCATTAATTATAGTATGAATATTATCTCTTCTCATAGCTCCACTTATACTAGTCAATAATtagtaataatttataaaatggtaatttaaaattcatatttaaaaaaaccattttcaaaacgAGATTCTATGAATATTTTCTATtgctataataaatttttatttgaaatagtaATTACGAGAAAACTAAATGTTTTGATATctataataaacaaatttagatGTTGTTCGAACTTTCATCTAGCAAAATTATCGtaggttttttatttgaaaaaaaaattcatttttaaacctTAAAACTAAAACTCTacatattttattcaataagtatattaaaaaaattatttcaaatattgaatTATTGAAGTAATCAACAGTCAACACCGCCCAAAATGGAAATTTGAGATGGTTTGTTTGTGAGTGGTAGTagggttagagagagagagagatggaatAGAAACCGAATACGAAATAGAGAAGGAGATAAAGCTATGGACTCGGGAATCGAAaacaaacgaaaaaaaaaaaaaaaaactcataaaattaaAGAATGCCTCTCCACCTGTGACCACCACCCTTCTCCGAGCCGCCCAGCTGCCCCTCTAATCCCTCTTGCATGAACCCCTTCTTTTCTCCACATTTATTGTTCACACTCATAAAGTGATTCTCAGTCACCCAACACACAAACACAGAAGCGTTTTTGTTTGTCGGTTCTTTCTAGGGAAAGATTGAGTAAAAtggaataagaagaagaagaagaagaagaagagatggtGGACATTAAGGCACAACCAGAGTCTATTACAGCAAACCCtgaaccaccaccaccaccaccaccaccaccaccaccaccaccacccatCTTTACGAAAGCTAATAACAGTGGCCATGTTATATTGAAGGTATTTTGCGACGTCGTTTTATGATTGTCTTGTCTTTCTGTCTCACAAGAATCTCTCTCAAGATCACCCATGGCCCATGCATGCATGTCCCTCCTCCTCATCTTTCTGTCCAAGAATACTGAAACCCacattgaataattttttcttttcttttcttttctttttgaagctggcgattttttttttcctgttatTTTTTCTctagcttttctttcttttcttaattaaatttgtttcgttattttcttttattgtttatggtgaagaaaattattttagggCTTGTGGGCTTTGTTTGGATGCGAAGAAAATGGCATAGCTTCGCATTTTAGGGTTTCTCTgtagttttctttttctagggGTTTTTCATTCCTGTTGATGTagtataaataaacaaacaaacaaaaaaataacaaccTCACCATTAgaattttcaatcaaatatattgatttttataaataaataaacaaaatcagATTATAATGGGCAAggatgaaaaacaaaaaggaaaaataaggaatgcaaaaccattttttttttggggggggcaGAAAAGGGGACTTTTTTATTGATCATAATGCATGCTattaaatgattcaaaattaattgtGTTTTTCAAAACGGCATGTCAAATTGCATCTCTCCTATGCTTAAAATGAAGGGAATTCATCCTTTATTGCAGGGGATATATTGATTAAACATCTATTAACAAGAATTTCCTCATaataatttgatcaaatttacAGTTTGAGGAGGTTGATTACAAGGCTAAAACCCATAAAGGAGGCCTGCTTAGGAAGGATTCGAAACCAGAGGAGAAGCACATATTGAAGGGAATCACAGGCATTGTGCTACCAGGTGAAATGCTGGCCATGTTAGGCCCATCAGGCAGTGGCAAAACAACACTGCTTACTGCCCTTGGAGGCCGTCTCGGTGGACGGCTCAATGGAAGCATAACCTACAATGGCAAGCCCTTTTCAAACCGAATGAAGAGGAGCACAGGGTTTGTTACACAAGATGATGTTCTTTATCCACATCTAACTGTGACTGAGACATTAGTATTCACTGCCCTTCTCCGGTTGCCTAATACTATTAGTAAAGAAGACAAGGTACGGCATGCGGAGGCAGTTATAACTCAGCTTGGTTTAACTAAGTGCAAGGATAGTATAATTGGGAACCCCTTTCTGAGAGGGGTTTCGGGGGGAGAGCGTAAAAGGGTTAGCATAGGGCAAGAGATGCTAATAAACCCTAGTCTGCTGTTTTTGGATGAGCCCACATCCGGCCTCGACTCAACAACCGCTCAACGCATCGTGTCCACGTTATGGGAGCTAGCGAAAGGAGGAAGAACCGTTGTGATGACGATACACCAGCCTTCTAGTAGACTATTTTACATGTTTCATAAGGTGTTATTGTTATCAGAAGGGAACCCTTTATATTTTGGGAAGGGAGCAGAAGCCATGGACTACTTTTCTAGCATTGGATTTGCCCCATCGGTTGCAATGAATCCGTCTGATTTTCTACTAGATCTTGCCAATGGTATGTATACCATAACTTTTATAGAAATTGCTTAGTGTAAGTGAAGCTGGAGACAAATTGTTGCATGGTAGGTTAGGCTCGGTAAAGGATGTGAGTGCTTATTTGTAATGTCTATCTTACAAATTTTCTATTGCCTTAAGAGTATGTCCTACTAATTTTCCTCCATGTCCTTAtaaagcaaccaaacagagtatattaatcaagaagaacCAAAACTAAGTGaattgaaatgttaaaaattgttGGTTACTCAAAGATTTTCCCTATGAATGATGCTTTCTTTTGATTCTAAAGCAAGTAGTTTCAAAAGGATGAATTAGAGAACTAGAAAAACTCTTATGTACGTCCtcaataaaaactaatttttataaatggaAGTAACTTGTATTAAACTCAACTCTCATCAAACAATGTAATTTATGCTGAAACTTGTATCAAAGTGTATTTGGATTGATATGATGAAAGTCTATTTGCTTTAACATCATGCATAAACCCGAGAAATGGTATCTAATTTAGTTCTATTAACTAGTATGTAAACTGATTGCTGcattgtaaaaattattttgcagGTGTTTTGTCTGATGATATACATGAGGATCCAACCACCATCAAGCAGACACTGGTTTTATCATATAGGAGCAAGATTGATGAAGGACTGAAGGCAGAACTCCGAGAAATCGATAACCACCTTCAAGACGGATTAGAAGACAAGCAGCTAGACCGGTGGGCGACAACTTGGTGGCAGCAGTGCTCTGTGTTGTTTAGAAGAGGGGTAAAGGAAAGGAGGCATGAATCATTCTCTGGCCTCAAGATTGGTCAGGTCCTGGTTGTGGGCTTCCTTTCAGGGTTATTGTGGTGGCAATCTGATTCTTCACACCTGCAAGATCAGGTTAGAAATCCTTCACTGACTCTCTACATATGGCAGATACTGTCAATGAAATATTGTTCTACATGGAAGTTCTTCGCTTTCTTTTGGCGggaatttggaaatttattgaaaataaactcAACCCTTCTGCTTTATATGGTAATGGATGATGCAATAACTTAATAGAAAGTTATTAAATAGACCAGAATGATATTGaaatttcttcccttttttcctctcttttctgGGACAATTTCTTAGTGTTCATGCAGCTAAGCCTCTTAGACTGatatacaaacaaaatgaaTTCAGATTTTGTGTTTTAACAATAGGAAATCTTGTTTATCTATCTATGCAGATTGGGCTTCTCTTCTTTTGCTCTGGATTTTGGGGCTTCTTCCCTCTGTTCCAAGCTATTTTCACCTTCCCCCAAGAGCGGATGATGCTTGAAAAGGAAAGATCTTCAGGCATGTACAGGCTTTCATCATACTTCATGTCAAGGACCATAGGTGACCTTCCCATGGAGCTGGTTCTTCCGACCATTTTTGTTATCATAACCTATTGGATGGCAGGCCTCAAACCCAATGCCATTAACTTCCTACACACCTTATTTGCTCTCCTATTTAGCGTACTAGTTTCTCAAAGCCTCGGCCTTGCTCTGGGTGCTGCAGTAATGGACCAAAAATCAGCCACCATACTAGGATCAGTAATCATGCTCTCATTCCTTCTTGCGGGAGGGTACTATGTCCAAAATGTTCCCCATTTCATAGCTTGGATTAAATACGTCTCTATTAGCCATTACACATATAAACTGTTGTTGGGTTCACAATACAAGCCTAGAGACACCTACCCATGTTCTGCCAAGACCACCTGTTTGGTGGGAGACTTTCCTGCTGTACAGCTTGTGGGCCTGGACAAGCAAATCCTTGCGGCGGTTGCTTTGGCCATAATGCTTGTGGGTTACCGGCTTATCGCTTATATTGCCCTCATGAGGATTGGAGTGCCCGGTAAAAATAGCTAGACCCCCTTTTTATGGTCATGATCATGAAGATATGAGGTGGTTCACATCATTTTTATAGATGCATTTTCTTTGTCTATACTCTTAAGTAGATTTGAGGTGTAAAGCTAGTGAAGAGATTCATATATAAATGAAGTTTAAGTAGTGAAAGTTTTTCTAAGGCATTTGAATGTCCCATTGCTAGAAATTCAATCTATCCATTGTGATTTCATGACATCTAAAATGAGTTGTTTTGTAAGAATCTAAGCTACTTTTTGTGTAGGCACTGAAATGTACATAGATCCCATGGCTTTATGCCCAAGTTAAATTCTGTTGTAATTTTTCAGGTTGATAGGTTTCAATTACATCTGAAAATCGCTTTTAAGAAACATTGATGTACAAAATCACTTAGTACTTGAATGCATGTCACCCCCCTTGTCATGGCCAATCATTTCCACAGGAATTGTCtgcatatttttttgttaaattttgatttgtcTCTCAACCCAGAGATGGGACATGGCCCAGTGTCTTGCTCATCATAAGTTTTTTGAATTATAGTCCTTTTATTATTGGAATCCCAACTATCGCTACTGTGAATTATGCATGTCTTCATCAAGGGCAGTAATGGTGGTTGTGATGGTAAAGTTTCAGTTTAGAGTCATGCATAgaaattgaagtccattgatgaCAAAGAGATTCCACTATCTTTCCAACATCTTCTAGATCCAAAAAAGGCCATTGAAATGCCCTTTTTCTCATTAGATCTTCTcgattaaaaacataaacatattatattatcaaaattatttaaaaaacgtTTCCAAGACATAGCTCAACTCAATATGTGATCACTGCTCACATCTGTAAATTTTGAATCATGGGGTTGCCTTTTAATGACATTTAGGTT
This window contains:
- the LOC117909429 gene encoding ABC transporter G family member 9; this encodes MVDIKAQPESITANPEPPPPPPPPPPPPPPIFTKANNSGHVILKFEEVDYKAKTHKGGLLRKDSKPEEKHILKGITGIVLPGEMLAMLGPSGSGKTTLLTALGGRLGGRLNGSITYNGKPFSNRMKRSTGFVTQDDVLYPHLTVTETLVFTALLRLPNTISKEDKVRHAEAVITQLGLTKCKDSIIGNPFLRGVSGGERKRVSIGQEMLINPSLLFLDEPTSGLDSTTAQRIVSTLWELAKGGRTVVMTIHQPSSRLFYMFHKVLLLSEGNPLYFGKGAEAMDYFSSIGFAPSVAMNPSDFLLDLANGVLSDDIHEDPTTIKQTLVLSYRSKIDEGLKAELREIDNHLQDGLEDKQLDRWATTWWQQCSVLFRRGVKERRHESFSGLKIGQVLVVGFLSGLLWWQSDSSHLQDQIGLLFFCSGFWGFFPLFQAIFTFPQERMMLEKERSSGMYRLSSYFMSRTIGDLPMELVLPTIFVIITYWMAGLKPNAINFLHTLFALLFSVLVSQSLGLALGAAVMDQKSATILGSVIMLSFLLAGGYYVQNVPHFIAWIKYVSISHYTYKLLLGSQYKPRDTYPCSAKTTCLVGDFPAVQLVGLDKQILAAVALAIMLVGYRLIAYIALMRIGVPGKNS